In one window of Mauremys reevesii isolate NIE-2019 linkage group 22, ASM1616193v1, whole genome shotgun sequence DNA:
- the GRIN2D gene encoding glutamate receptor ionotropic, NMDA 2D gives MSLSPGPPAARMLFVLALACASPFLDLRPDGPRSLNVAIIFSGSSYTPESARFAPTAFRNFSMEVNPVSVLLNDTNPRSLIVRLCDVLSSLRIHGVVFEDDTRTEAVAQILDFISAQTSVPIIGINGGSAIVLTPKEKGSTFLQLGSSTEQQLQVMFEVLEEYDWTAFAVITTLFPGYEDFVDYIEVLTDSSFIGWEHRGVLTLNLTDDPDGSRLKRQLREIPAQIRLLYCSREEAESIFQAARDAGLTGPGYIWFMVGTNLGGTDYMPEHLPVGLFTVLSAGWRDDLHHRVQNGVAIIAKGAEALARDYGFIPEFNNDCRAPNLSQIHENLHRYFMNITWGQKDFSFNEDGYLINPSLVVISLNKERTWEVVGSWEHQILRMKYPVWSRYGKFLQPVDDDQHLTVATLEERPFVIVENIDPATGTCIRDSVPCRNQLNRTDSHPTDPLLFEKKCCKGFCIDILKRLAKTVGFTYDLYLVTNGKHGKKIDGVWNGMIGEVFYLRADMAIGSLTINEERSEIIDFSVPFVETGISVMVSRSNGTVSPSAFLEPYSPAVWVMMFVMCLTVVAVTVFIFEYFSPVGYNRNLAAGKRTGGSKFTIGKSIWLLWALVFNNSVPVENPKGTTSKIMVLIWAFFAVIFLASYTANLAAFMIQEEYVDTVSGLSDRKFQKPQDQYPPLKFGTVPNGSTEKNIRSNYPDMHTYMVKYNQRSVEDALQHLKSGKLDAFIYDAAVLNYMARKDEGCKLVTIGSGKVFATTGYGIALQKGSRWKRPIDLALLQFLGDDEIEMLERLWLSGICHNDKIEVMSSKLDIDNMAGVFYMLLVAMGLSLLVFAWEHLIYWKLRHCMRHTGRLDFLLAFSRGMYSCCTSEDPKLPDHQQLPILNHSYPPQRGGAAALPSPPAPPLPCSSFLPRDRRIVERWRHARSPNCYKDLYPPPAPSEPPKAPPQRHGLQNAFAEGFHRFYGPIEPEGLSDHLGAAGGAQPKKLGPCQLSPPVRSLENPPSYFAIVREKEGPDPGASAWQRKSLRGLYESFQAGKAGSRTPEAKKHGGGGLGSGYSAKGPCEAECGRPAQEPGRYGYTRLSYEDERSPPLGAAPCGRERRYRRPEEPRDSESQPLLRPTCPAGRSHVCRSRARPPPAGFPSQSRYVELSDSDSEPCERDGPCPEASPQAGAPPADGHSCWYAAPDFFCTYPSREPPLFTPHKPVRYWSADKLAPCRSCHRLCQHCASLELLPPPTPPCRKEARGYFSRSEERLERWLDWEHRLCGPYGCLAPRHHHGLYRRCHHHHSCELGPAGSLLHPTSRSLEDLSSCHLVRCGLAPHRLGFSPPECLPPRLSRSGELFARRGSAHFSSLESEV, from the exons ATGAGCCTGTCCCCTGGCCCCCCCGCTGCTAGGATGCTCTTTGTGCTGGCTCTGGCCTGCGCCAGCCCCTTCCTGGATCTGCGCCCGGACGGGCCGCGCTCGCTCAACGTGGCCATCATCTTCAGCGGCTCGTCCTACACGCCCGAGAGCGCCCGCTTCGCCCCCACCGCCTTCCGCAACTTCTCCATGGAGGTGAACCCTGTCTCCGTGCTGCTCAACGACACCAACCCCCGCAGCCTCATCGTGCGCCTGTGCGACGTTCTCTCCTCCCTGCGCATCCACGGCGTGGTCTTCGAGGACGACACACGCACTGAGGCCGTGGCCCAGATCCTGGACTTCATCTCGGCCCAGACCTCAGTGCCCATCATTGGCATCAACGGGGGCTCGGCCATCGTCCTCACTCCCAAG GAGAAAGGCTCCACCTTTCTGCAGCTGGGCTCATCGACGGAGCAACAGCTGCAGGTGATGTTCGAGGTGCTGGAGGAGTACGACTGGACGGCCTTCGCTGTCATCACCACGCTCTTCCCCGGCTACGAGGACTTTGTGGATTATATCGAAGTGCTGACCGACAGCAGCTTCATTGGCTGGGAACACCGGGGCGTCCTGACCCTCAACCTGACCGATGACCCTGACGGCTCCCGGCTCAAGCGCCAGCTGCGGGAGATCCCTGCCCAGATCCGCCTGCTCTACTGCTCCCGCGAGGAGGCAGAGAGCATCTTCCAGGCAGCACGGGACGCCGGCCTCACTGGACCTGGCTATATCTGGTTCATGGTGGGCACGAACCTGGGTGGCACTGACTACATGCCTGAGCACCTGCCCGTCGGCCTCTTCACAGTGCTGTCGGCCGGCTGGCGGGACGACCTGCACCACCGTGTCCAGAACGGGGTGGCCATCATTGCCAAGGGTGCTGAGGCACTTGCCAGGGACTACGGCTTCATTCCCGAGTTCAACAACGACTGCCGGGCACCCAACCTTAGCCAGATCCATGAGAACCTCCACCG GTATTTCATGAACATCACATGGGGGCAAAAGGATTTCTCCTTCAATGAGGACGGCTACCTCATCAACCCATCGCTGGTCGTCATCTCTCTCAACAAAGAGCGAACTTGGGAGGTG GTTGGGAGCTGGGAGCACCAGATCCTACGCATGAAGTACCCGGTCTGGTCGCGCTATGGCAAGTTCCTGCAGCCGGTGGACGACGACCAGCACCTGACGGTGGCCACGCTGGAGGAGCGGCCCTTTGTCATCGTCGAGAACATCGACCCGGCCACCGGCACATGCATCCGGGACTCGGTGCCCTGCCGCAACCAGCTGAACCGCACCGACAG ccACCCCACAGACCCGCTGCTTTTTGAGAAGAAATGCTGCAAAGGGTTCTGCATCGACATCCTCAAGCGCCTGGCTAAGACCGTGGGCTTCACCTACGACCTCTACCTGGTCACCAACGGCAAACACGGCAAAAAGATCGACGGGGTCTGGAACGGCATGATCGGGGAG GTGTTTTACCTGCGTGCGGACATGGCCATCGGCTCCCTGACTATCAACGAGGAACGTTCCGAGATCATCGACTTCTCCGTGCCCTTCGTCGAGACGGGCATCAGCGTCATGGTCTCACGGAGCAACGGGACCGTCTCGCCCTCCGCCTTCCTGG AGCCCTACAGCCCAGCTGTCTGGGTGATGATGTTCGTCATGTGTCTGACCGTGGTGGCCGTCACCGTCTTCATCTTCGAGTACTTCAGCCCTGTGGGTTATAACCGCAACCTGGCCGCCGGGAAAC GCACGGGGGGCTCCAAGTTCACCATTGGCAAGTCCATCTGGCTGCTCTGGGCTCTGGTCTTCAACAACTCGGTGCCGGTGGAGAACCCCAAGGGCACCACCAGCAAGATCATGGTGCTGATCTGGGCCTTCTTCGCCGTCATCTTCCTCGCCAGCTACACGGCCAACCTGGCCGCCTTCATGATCCAGGAGGAGTACGTGGACACGGTGTCGGGGCTGAGCGACCGCAAG TTCcagaagccgcaggaccagtacCCGCCGCTCAAGTTCGGCACGGTGCCCAACGGCAGCACGGAGAAGAACATCCGCAGCAACTACCCCGACATGCACACCTACATGGTGAAGTACAACCAGCGCAGCGTGGAGGACGCCCTGCAGCACCTCAAGTCGGG gaAGCTGGACGCCTTCATCTACGACGCGGCCGTGCTGAACTACATGGCGCGGAAGGACGAGGGCTGCAAGCTGGTGACCATCGGCAGCGGGAAGGTCTTCGCCACCACCGGCTACGGCATCGCCCTGCAGAAGGGCTCCCGCTGGAAGCGCCCCATCGACCTGGCCCTGCTGCAGTTCCTGGGCGATG ACGAGATCGAGATGCTGGAGCGGCTCTGGCTCTCGGGAATCTGCCACAACGACAAGATCGAGGTGATGAGCAGCAAGCTGGACATCGACAACATGGCGGGCGTCTTCTACATGCTGCTGGTGGCCATGGGGCTGAGCCTGCTGGTCTTCGCCTGGGAGCACCTCATCTACTGGAAGCTGCGGCACTGCATGCGCCACACCGGGCGGCTGGACTTCCTGCTGGCCTTCAGCCGG ggCATGTACAGCTGCTGCACCAGCGAGGACCCCAAGCTGCCGGACCATCAGCAGCTGCCCATCCTGAACCACAGCTACCCCCCGCAACGCGGCGGGGCCGCGGCCTTGCCcagtccccccgccccgcccctgccctgcagcagctTCCTGCCCCGGGACCGGCGCATCGTGGAGCGCTGGCGCCACGCCCGCAGCCCCAACTGCTACAAGGACCTGtaccccccgcccgccccctcgGAGCCCCCCAAAGCGCCCCCGCAGCGCCACGGCCTCCAGAACGCCTTCGCCGAGGGCTTCCACCGCTTCTACGGCCCCATCGAGCCCGAGGGGCTGTCGGACCACCTGGGGGCCGCCGGCGGGGCCCAGCCCAAGAAGCTGGGGCCCTGCCAGCTCTCCCCACCCGTCCGGAGCCTGGAGAATCCCCCGTCCTACTTCGCCATCGTGCGGGAGAAGGAGGGTCCCGACCCGGGCGCCTCGGCCTGGCAGAGGAAGTCGCTGCGGGGACTGTACGAAAGTTTCCAGGCGGGCAAGGCCGGGAGCCGGACGCCGGAGGCCAAGAAACACGGCggcggggggctgggcagcggcTACTCCGCCAAGGGCCCCTGCGAGGCGGAGTGCGGCCGGCCGGCCCAGGAGCCAGGCCGTTACGGCTACACCCGGCTCTCCTACGAAGACGAGCGCAGCCCGCCCCTGGGGGCGGCCCCCTGCGGGCGGGAGCGGCGCTACCGGCGCCCCGAGGAGCCGCGGGACAGCGAGAGCCAGCCCTTGCTGCGGCCCACCTGCCCGGCCGGCCGGTCCCACGTCTGCCGCAGCCgcgcccgcccgccgcccgccGGCTTCCCCAGCCAGAGCCGCTACGTGGAGCTCTCGGACTCGGACTCGGAGCCGTGCGAGCGGGACGGGCCGTGCCCGGAGGCCTCCCCCCAGGCCGGGGCGCCCCCGGCCGACGGGCACAGCTGCTGGTACGCGGCCCCCGATTTCTTCTGCACCTACCCCTCCCGGGAGCCCCCGCTCTTCACCCCCCACAAGCCCGTGCGCTACTGGTCGGCCGACAAGCTGGCCCCCTGCCGCTCGTGCCACCGGCTCTGCCAGCACTGCGCCAGCCtggagctgctgccccccccgACCCCGCCCTGCCGCAAGGAGGCCCGGGGCTACTTCAGCCGCTCCGAGGAGCGTCTGGAGCGCTGGCTGGACTGGGAGCACCGCCTCTGCGGCCCCTACGGCTGCCTGGCGCCCCGGCACCACCACGGCCTCTACCggcgctgccaccaccaccactcctgcGAGCTGGGCCCGGccggctccctcctgcaccccacctcccgCAGCCTGGAGGACCTGAGCTCCTGCCACCTTGTGCGCTGCGGCCTGGCCCCCCACCGCCTCGGCTTCTCCCCGCCCGAGTGCCTCCCGCCCCGCCTGAGCCGCAGCGGGGAGCTCTTTGCCCGCCGCGGCTCCGCCCACTTCTCCAGCCTCGAGTCCGAGGTATGA